Proteins encoded together in one Flavobacterium keumense window:
- a CDS encoding sugar O-acetyltransferase — translation MTVFEKMLAGGVIANTDPEMRAVWEVVQRTIELSARLNSATTIAQIRHVLSQIINKPIPSSTRIFIPFHTNFGQHITLGENVFINHGCSFLDLGGITIEDDVLIGPKVNIITENHPIDPANRKSLDLAKVVIKQNAWIGAGATLLPGVTIGKNSIVAAGAVVTKDVPDNTIVGGVPAQIIRNNI, via the coding sequence ATGACTGTTTTTGAGAAAATGTTAGCTGGAGGTGTTATTGCTAATACTGATCCAGAAATGAGAGCCGTATGGGAAGTTGTACAACGCACCATTGAACTTTCGGCGCGATTAAATTCGGCTACAACAATAGCCCAAATCAGGCATGTTTTATCCCAAATCATAAACAAGCCAATACCATCTTCTACTAGAATATTTATTCCGTTTCACACCAATTTTGGTCAGCACATTACACTAGGAGAAAATGTATTCATCAATCATGGTTGCTCCTTTTTAGACTTAGGAGGTATTACTATTGAAGACGATGTTTTAATTGGCCCCAAAGTGAATATTATTACAGAAAACCACCCTATTGATCCCGCCAATCGCAAATCCTTAGATTTAGCCAAAGTGGTAATCAAGCAAAATGCGTGGATTGGTGCTGGAGCTACCCTACTGCCAGGGGTGACAATTGGCAAAAATTCGATTGTTGCGGCAGGAGCAGTAGTAACTAAAGATGTTCCTGACAATACCATTGTAGGAGGTGTTCCTGCACAAATTATTAGAAATAATATATAA
- a CDS encoding GNAT family N-acetyltransferase — MEQIRIRKITFENLFELQEIGKKTFVETFSSSNTEENMKLYLKEGFATEKLTAELQNPDSEFYFATCNDKVIGYLKVNVEQAQTELQDNKSLEIERIYVLNEYHGQKIGQLLFEKAIAIAKNNRCEYVWLGVWEENHRALQFYTKNGFVAFDQHVFVFGNEEQTDIMMKLQL; from the coding sequence ATGGAACAGATCAGAATTAGAAAAATAACCTTCGAAAATCTTTTTGAACTTCAAGAAATAGGCAAAAAAACCTTTGTCGAAACTTTCTCCTCTTCCAATACAGAGGAGAATATGAAGTTATATCTCAAAGAAGGCTTTGCTACTGAAAAACTTACTGCTGAATTACAAAATCCGGATTCCGAATTTTATTTTGCCACATGCAACGACAAGGTAATTGGTTACTTAAAAGTAAACGTTGAACAAGCACAAACCGAACTTCAAGACAACAAATCCCTAGAAATTGAGCGCATTTATGTGTTGAATGAATACCACGGACAAAAAATAGGACAATTACTTTTTGAAAAAGCCATTGCTATTGCAAAAAACAACCGTTGTGAATATGTGTGGTTAGGTGTTTGGGAAGAAAATCATCGCGCACTTCAGTTCTATACTAAAAACGGATTTGTAGCTTTTGACCAACATGTATTTGTTTTTGGCAATGAAGAACAAACAGACATTATGATGAAATTACAATTATAA
- a CDS encoding helix-turn-helix domain-containing protein — protein sequence MIKTFFPSSPVLCKYIECFYIYEGMPSSTFRYVAFPHFNTGLSFFKGATIFRNYPQITITESEPKGIQIELLGKYNSPLLIDFKGKIQEVSIIFKPLGINRFFRENYQSIAPHFSQELLHETWKSFGNQLTFTASDLPDLESFLLSQYEATPELHPIQKALSMLNDSNEKRAVTEIANELGFNLKTFQRYFNKYMGCSPTEYRRISRFRNSLTNKFNSSELKNFTDITYEEGYYDQSYLIKEFRKLTNHNPKDFFKLTSKVDGDKIVWELK from the coding sequence GTGATAAAGACTTTTTTCCCCTCTTCTCCTGTTTTATGTAAGTATATTGAATGCTTCTATATATATGAAGGTATGCCCAGTTCAACCTTTAGGTATGTTGCTTTCCCTCATTTCAATACCGGCCTTTCTTTCTTTAAAGGGGCGACTATTTTTAGGAATTACCCACAAATTACAATTACAGAAAGCGAACCTAAAGGAATTCAAATTGAACTTTTAGGAAAGTACAATAGCCCGTTGTTAATTGATTTCAAAGGGAAAATACAAGAAGTATCGATTATTTTTAAACCGTTAGGGATCAATCGTTTTTTTCGAGAAAATTACCAATCTATTGCACCTCATTTTTCTCAAGAGTTACTCCATGAAACATGGAAAAGTTTTGGCAATCAACTCACATTTACAGCATCCGATTTACCGGATTTGGAATCTTTTTTGCTTTCTCAATATGAAGCTACTCCAGAATTACATCCAATACAAAAAGCACTTTCAATGTTAAATGATAGTAATGAAAAAAGAGCTGTTACTGAAATTGCTAACGAATTAGGGTTTAATTTAAAAACATTTCAAAGATATTTCAATAAATACATGGGGTGTAGCCCTACAGAATACCGAAGAATAAGCAGATTCCGAAATTCGTTAACTAACAAGTTCAATAGTTCTGAATTGAAAAATTTTACCGATATAACCTATGAAGAAGGGTATTATGATCAGTCTTATTTAATTAAGGAATTTCGAAAACTAACCAATCACAATCCTAAAGATTTTTTTAAATTGACAAGTAAAGTAGATGGCGACAAGATAGTTTGGGAATTAAAATAG